The genomic DNA GCCTCATTCTCCGGTTATTACCTGCTTGAGATACCTCCTCGTCCTCAAGTCCGAGGATTCCTTGACGCTTCATCGGGTCGATGCTCCCAAGGTAGTCTTACCATCCCTCCACGTCGGTGTCAAAATCAAAAAAACCCTCAGTAGACATTAGCCGACTAAGGGAGTTGAAGATCAAGGTGCATCTACCAATAAAATTTTCTAGCCAGGTGCCAGCTAATCCGGATAAACTTATAGCCGAGGCAGCAAAACAACTTGGTTCAGAAACATTCAGTAGCAGGATGCATCTAAGGTATCAGAAGGAGCGAAAAATCGAATTGAAACTTTCGCGTTTCAAACTAGATTTAGGAGGCGAACAGAAAAAGTTGTGACCCAGGAATTTCACATTTCCGTAACCCCAGTAGGGCAGAATGACTACTTGGTGCGGACGGAACAAGTCGCGCCTGGGGTGCCATTGGCAGAAGAACTGGTAACTTGGCCTGTAGCTGAGTGGTTGGCATCTGCTGGACATTTAATGAATGATCCACTGAAATCAGTGTTGCAGGGAGAAGCCATTGCCAGAAACTCTGTGAATCTGGTGGCATTGGGACAGCAATTTTATAATGCACTGTTTCAAGGCACTCTCAGAGACAGTTGGATTACTGCTCAAGGTATTGCCCAGAATCACCAACAAATACTGCGTCTACGTTTGGGGCTAAAAGATATCAGGTTAGCACGTCTGCCGTGGGAAGTGATGCACGCAGGCGATCGCCCTTTGGCTACTGGCCCTTATATTGCTTTCTCTCGCTACCAAAGCGGAATGATGGCAACATCTCGTGTGCCATCCCGAAACAGACCAGCACTACCAGAAACTGGTGGAGTGAAAGTCTTGATGGTGCTGGCTTCCCCTCCTGATCAAGTTCGCCTAGATTTGCTCAAACAAGAAGCTATTCACCTCCAAGCGGAACTTCACCGTCAAACGGCACGAACTGATGAAAGTGGTAATAATTTTCCAGATATTGAACTGACCCTGCTAGACCAACCAGGGCGCGAAGAATTAACCCAAGCTTTAGAACAAGGAAGATACCAAGTTCTCCACTACTCTGGTCATAGTAACTTAGGTCCGAACGGTGGACAAATTTATCTTGTCAGTAGAAGAACTGGCTTAACCGAAACTCTTAGTGGTGATGATTTAGCAGGCTTGCTGGTTAACAATAATATTCAAATGGCTGTGTTTAATTCCTGTTGGGGAGCATACACTGCTACATCTGATCCCGTTGGGGATATGACGGGTGAACGTAATTTGACAGAAAGCCTGGTGAGGCAGGGCATTAGGGGCGTTTTGGCAATGTCCGAACGAATTCCCGATGAAGTAGCGCTAACGTTGACACAATTGTTTTACCGCAACCTCAGCCAGGGATATCCTGTTGATTTGTGTGTCAGTCGGGTACGTCAGGGATTAATTTCGGCTTATGGTTCTCACCAGAGTTACTGGGCGTTACCGATTTTATATCTCCAACAAGATTTTGACGGTCTTTTGTGTCCAGAAATATCTTTAAGTGCTGACTCACTCAACGGTTATAGTCATCATCGGCCTTTGAAGGTAAATCCCACTGCGATGTATTTTGCCACGGCAGATGATGCCGATATAGCTTTACCGATTGATGAGATGATTCCTTCTGGCTTAGGTCATGATTCTTCAGGGCTAGATTGGCTAGGTGAAGAGACCTGGGGCGATTTAGTGGATGAAATTGAGTCTGATGATGATCCTCACTATGCAGAAGATTCGGCTTTAGTTTCGGATTTGTTTCGTCAGCTAGATCAGCAAAAAGCCGCAAATGAGCAATTTTTGCTGCATCGGGGACTTGTGCAACCGATGAAAGACAACCAAGTTCCCGAAGATCCGGCTGCGGAAGATGTTGCGGCGCTGGATCAGCAAGTAGATTTATGGCGAGAAACGCCAGAAACTGTCAGTGAAGTTAGTCGAAATTTTACACAAGATAGGCAGAAACCTCCTTTAAGGGAGTCATCGCCACCAGCCCCATCCAGTCCTCGACCTCGTACTCGTTATCAACTGCGGCCTATTGTCGGTATTGTGGGCGCAAGTGCTTTAGCGATCGCCATGATTATGGGCTTGGGTTTGTGGTGGCAGAATCGACAATCATCATTTACATCTGAAATACCGCCAATTTCTACCCCGCCTCCATTCCGCGAAGGTCAGCCAGAAACCGACATCACAAAGGCGGCGACTGGAATTGTGACAGCCCAGGCTACAGACAAATTAAGTCGGGGCGATTTGCCTGGGGGGCTGGTAGCGGTGGCAGAATTGCTGAATCGTGGGGCGCTATCGGCTGCTGAAACTTCGCTGAATTTAGTTCCCCAAAATCAACTTAATGATCCATCTGTTAACTTTTTTAAGGGGAGATTAGCGTGGCAGTTTGTCCAGATTGGAGATCCAAAATACAGTATTGATGATGCCCGCCGTTATTGGGAAAGTGCTGTGAAATCTCAACCAGATTCGCTTTTGTATAACAATTCCTTGGGATTTGCCTACTATGCAGAAAATAATTTAAATCGTGCTAATAATTCTTGGTTTAAGGCTTTGGATTTAGCTCTTAAACAGCAAGATACAGATTCTACTGTCCTCGTAGCGAATAAGAGGAAATTGTCTGAGGACGCTTTAACTTCCTATGCTGGGTTAGCACTGGGGCTGTATAAATCGGCATCTAATCAATCTGCTGTTAATAAACAAAGACAATATCTTAATGAAGCAATTAAGTTGAAACAAATGGTGATCACTAATGATCCTGTGAATTTCCAGGTCAATGAATTGAGTAAAAATTGGTTGTGGACAGAAAAGGCAATTGAAAACTGGCGATCGCTCCTTCAGAAAAAAGCTGAGAATAGATGAGGGAGAGTGTCAAACAAGAGGCAGGGGAGCAGGGAGCAGAGGAGATGAGGAAAGGCAGCGGGGTTAGGCACTGCCTCTTTGGTTACATCCTCAATTTATGGTTATGAGGCCGATAGCTCGCGTGGTGTAGCCATAGACTGCAATTTGTCAAGTTGCGCCAGAACTTCTGTACTGTGGACTGATGGGTTGACCTTCAGAAAAGTCTCACGCAAAATTCCTTGGGGATCAATGATAAAGCTATGGCGCATCGATACCACACCAATCCAAGAACCATAAGCTTTGCTGACTGCGCCAGTGGTATCCGCTAATAGAGGAAATTTTAGCCCCTCTGAATCACAAAATTCGGCGTGGGAATCAATATCATCAGCACTAACACCAATAATCTGAACGTTTT from Nodularia sp. LEGE 06071 includes the following:
- a CDS encoding peroxiredoxin, producing MISRRNFLNILLVSCFAVISWLHLTPAADAMGGKLPAINQPAPEFTLPTNTGDGTISLSDWRGKWVVLYFYPKDFTSGCTIEARRFQQDLPKYIEKNVQIIGVSADDIDSHAEFCDSEGLKFPLLADTTGAVSKAYGSWIGVVSMRHSFIIDPQGILRETFLKVNPSVHSTEVLAQLDKLQSMATPRELSAS
- the hetF gene encoding cell division protein HetF yields the protein MTQEFHISVTPVGQNDYLVRTEQVAPGVPLAEELVTWPVAEWLASAGHLMNDPLKSVLQGEAIARNSVNLVALGQQFYNALFQGTLRDSWITAQGIAQNHQQILRLRLGLKDIRLARLPWEVMHAGDRPLATGPYIAFSRYQSGMMATSRVPSRNRPALPETGGVKVLMVLASPPDQVRLDLLKQEAIHLQAELHRQTARTDESGNNFPDIELTLLDQPGREELTQALEQGRYQVLHYSGHSNLGPNGGQIYLVSRRTGLTETLSGDDLAGLLVNNNIQMAVFNSCWGAYTATSDPVGDMTGERNLTESLVRQGIRGVLAMSERIPDEVALTLTQLFYRNLSQGYPVDLCVSRVRQGLISAYGSHQSYWALPILYLQQDFDGLLCPEISLSADSLNGYSHHRPLKVNPTAMYFATADDADIALPIDEMIPSGLGHDSSGLDWLGEETWGDLVDEIESDDDPHYAEDSALVSDLFRQLDQQKAANEQFLLHRGLVQPMKDNQVPEDPAAEDVAALDQQVDLWRETPETVSEVSRNFTQDRQKPPLRESSPPAPSSPRPRTRYQLRPIVGIVGASALAIAMIMGLGLWWQNRQSSFTSEIPPISTPPPFREGQPETDITKAATGIVTAQATDKLSRGDLPGGLVAVAELLNRGALSAAETSLNLVPQNQLNDPSVNFFKGRLAWQFVQIGDPKYSIDDARRYWESAVKSQPDSLLYNNSLGFAYYAENNLNRANNSWFKALDLALKQQDTDSTVLVANKRKLSEDALTSYAGLALGLYKSASNQSAVNKQRQYLNEAIKLKQMVITNDPVNFQVNELSKNWLWTEKAIENWRSLLQKKAENR